One genomic segment of Paenibacillus xylanexedens includes these proteins:
- a CDS encoding helix-turn-helix domain-containing protein: MSDIRSYIESHLKNKGYKLQQVSEMADINVGTLSAIIRGTRLMSMNQLDQITSAMGLEQGYFYEMYGVECFIESAPHWRRLEPYLFRCAELGKLDIIQQVITHVTDDQSYIDELFNVAESLYNKSTNESALIIYECVAGSEKYQHSERLALCQYRIFLLHKTLSKFDNLNAAVKFEPYIDKLNEEVQLDAIKDLANVYMTIHLWDKVDTWARELERKAEFQLKIQSRRRKNKRRLTAYPLFTYVAYAHLLIASVYDARKEYENVLKYTEKYLEIVELGNPTQEDQQIIDLFRVWGKGINMPPN, translated from the coding sequence ATGTCCGATATACGTTCCTATATTGAAAGTCACTTGAAGAATAAGGGATATAAACTACAGCAAGTTTCAGAAATGGCTGACATTAATGTGGGTACGTTAAGTGCTATCATCAGAGGAACCAGACTTATGTCAATGAATCAACTAGACCAAATCACATCAGCAATGGGTTTGGAACAGGGGTACTTTTATGAAATGTATGGAGTTGAATGTTTTATTGAATCTGCGCCCCATTGGAGGCGATTAGAACCGTATTTATTTCGTTGTGCTGAACTTGGTAAGCTAGATATTATACAACAAGTCATTACTCATGTAACAGATGATCAATCCTATATTGATGAGTTATTTAATGTGGCAGAGAGTCTCTATAATAAAAGCACCAATGAATCTGCACTCATTATATATGAATGTGTGGCCGGTAGTGAGAAGTATCAACACTCGGAGCGGTTGGCCCTTTGCCAGTACCGCATTTTCTTGCTTCATAAAACACTGAGTAAATTTGACAATCTCAATGCAGCAGTAAAGTTCGAACCTTATATTGATAAATTAAATGAAGAAGTGCAATTGGATGCAATTAAAGACTTGGCTAACGTGTATATGACGATACATTTGTGGGACAAGGTCGACACATGGGCACGGGAACTGGAACGGAAAGCAGAATTCCAATTAAAAATTCAATCTCGTAGGCGAAAAAATAAAAGAAGGCTAACAGCCTATCCTCTTTTTACATATGTAGCCTATGCACACTTATTAATAGCAAGCGTTTATGATGCCCGTAAGGAATATGAAAATGTCCTAAAGTATACAGAAAAATACTTGGAAATAGTTGAGCTTGGGAATCCTACACAAGAGGATCAACAAATAATAGATTTGTTCCGAGTATGGGGGAAGGGAATCAATATGCCTCCCAATTAA
- a CDS encoding helix-turn-helix domain-containing protein, with translation MKKMHNIRSYFDRYLKDNGYKLQQFSEIVDINVGTLSAIIRGTRLISMNQLDRITSAMGLEQGCFYDMYGMEYFIESAPHWRRLEPFIYRCAELGKLDVIQQVITHVTDDHSYIDELFEIAEELYNKGMKQAALILYECVSECEKYQHSERLAMCQYRIFLISINLKKFDNLNAAIRLEVYVEKLNEELQLDAIKELANVYSTMDLWEKVYSLAEKLERKSDALLRFKSRAEAKRITAYPLITYKAYANLLKASVFKARKEYAVALKYTDIYERVVDISGPSEEEGVMIAKFKRWAQGNRITINLMSGNQEFIHEYLNYLEAYSEETLTAFINIIEVANEQSLKIEFDLEEYEDKIKRFYLDRGCNSRIITHRYMLFNYELAKYKCNRQDYQNGIDIILYILSLSTLNQDDHMTVKCVDLYGTYRQQASLSQQETYSQLFKTINIK, from the coding sequence ATGAAGAAGATGCACAATATACGTTCCTATTTTGATAGATACTTGAAAGACAATGGGTATAAACTACAGCAGTTTTCAGAAATTGTTGACATTAACGTGGGTACATTAAGTGCTATCATCAGAGGAACCAGACTTATTTCAATGAACCAACTAGACCGGATTACCTCTGCAATGGGTTTGGAACAGGGGTGCTTTTATGATATGTATGGTATGGAATATTTTATTGAATCTGCACCCCATTGGAGACGCTTAGAACCGTTTATATATCGTTGTGCTGAGCTTGGCAAGCTGGATGTTATTCAACAAGTCATTACTCATGTGACAGATGATCATTCATACATTGATGAGTTGTTTGAAATAGCTGAAGAATTGTATAACAAAGGAATGAAGCAGGCAGCACTTATTCTGTATGAATGTGTGTCTGAATGCGAAAAATATCAGCACTCTGAACGGTTGGCTATGTGCCAATATCGTATATTTCTTATTAGTATAAATTTAAAAAAGTTTGATAACCTTAATGCAGCAATTCGTTTAGAGGTTTATGTAGAGAAGCTCAATGAAGAATTACAATTGGATGCGATTAAGGAACTGGCTAATGTATATAGTACAATGGATTTATGGGAAAAGGTTTATTCATTGGCAGAAAAATTAGAAAGAAAATCGGATGCATTATTAAGATTTAAGTCTCGAGCAGAGGCTAAACGTATTACGGCTTATCCTTTAATTACTTACAAAGCTTATGCGAATCTGTTAAAGGCAAGTGTGTTTAAAGCACGTAAAGAATATGCAGTGGCTTTAAAATATACAGATATTTATGAGAGAGTAGTTGATATTTCTGGTCCATCAGAAGAAGAAGGGGTTATGATAGCCAAATTTAAGAGATGGGCTCAAGGAAATCGTATAACTATTAATTTAATGTCTGGAAATCAAGAATTTATACATGAGTATCTTAATTACCTGGAAGCTTACTCTGAGGAAACGTTAACTGCCTTTATTAATATTATTGAAGTTGCTAATGAACAATCTCTTAAAATTGAGTTTGATTTAGAAGAATATGAAGACAAAATCAAGCGATTTTATTTAGATAGAGGGTGCAATTCACGAATTATAACTCATAGATATATGTTGTTTAATTATGAACTTGCAAAGTATAAATGCAATCGACAAGATTACCAAAACGGTATAGATATAATACTTTATATTTTATCTCTTTCAACTTTGAACCAAGACGATCACATGACAGTAAAATGCGTTGATTTATACGGAACTTACAGACAGCAAGCTAGTTTGTCCCAGCAAGAGACGTATTCACAATTATTTAAGACGATAAATATTAAATAA
- a CDS encoding aspartyl-phosphate phosphatase Spo0E family protein, translated as MRERSILKDQIEQGRQELSRLVDQYGIPNVKVLEQSMALDELINEYNRFTLGVNMRK; from the coding sequence ATGAGAGAACGGAGTATCTTGAAAGACCAAATCGAGCAAGGTCGGCAAGAGTTGAGTCGCTTGGTAGATCAATATGGAATCCCGAATGTGAAAGTGCTTGAGCAGTCTATGGCGTTGGACGAGCTAATTAATGAATATAATCGATTTACTCTAGGTGTAAATATGAGGAAATGA
- a CDS encoding McbB family protein, whose translation MITEEYTTYTLNNFVIYEINSNELVLMHNYGIVKIKEARLIEEIKKWDNNNIKSVHEKELMDVFQEDYSNAISFLENNYIFITKEEVNFSIEKCVFLSNNDEILKVSREFLFENQNMKNSIINLNEESNSTLLSEKNSNTLYVVFMNPYSKEIASKITSLVRRSENSILLMSYTYNNNFYIDSLYSPQASNPCHFCHIGHIESQLRVDSTGNISYQQIIDSIYKDEPKFKVHTPLNKNNILNILSLLSNKISKYFTLENGRIIHNEELHECSVFDLQTNNYYTDYSLHWELCDCYEK comes from the coding sequence TTGATTACAGAAGAGTACACTACGTACACATTGAATAACTTTGTTATCTATGAAATAAACTCAAATGAACTAGTTTTAATGCATAACTATGGGATAGTGAAAATAAAAGAAGCAAGATTAATAGAAGAAATAAAGAAATGGGATAACAATAATATTAAATCAGTCCATGAGAAAGAACTTATGGATGTTTTTCAAGAAGACTATTCAAATGCTATATCCTTTTTAGAGAATAATTACATCTTCATTACTAAAGAAGAGGTGAACTTCTCAATAGAAAAATGCGTTTTCTTAAGTAATAATGATGAAATACTTAAAGTGTCCCGAGAGTTTCTTTTTGAGAACCAAAATATGAAAAATTCAATTATAAATCTTAATGAAGAATCAAATAGCACACTACTATCAGAGAAGAATAGTAATACTTTATATGTAGTGTTTATGAATCCTTACAGTAAAGAAATAGCCAGTAAGATTACTTCACTTGTAAGAAGGAGTGAGAACTCAATTTTATTGATGAGCTACACATACAACAACAACTTTTATATTGATTCTCTTTATAGCCCTCAAGCATCTAATCCATGTCATTTTTGCCACATAGGTCACATTGAATCACAATTGCGTGTAGATTCTACTGGGAATATCTCTTATCAGCAAATTATCGATTCGATTTATAAAGATGAACCCAAATTCAAGGTTCATACTCCTCTAAACAAAAATAATATTTTGAATATACTCTCGTTATTAAGTAATAAAATAAGTAAATATTTCACCTTAGAAAATGGTAGAATAATCCATAATGAAGAGTTACATGAATGTTCCGTATTTGATCTTCAAACAAATAATTACTATACAGATTATTCATTACATTGGGAGCTATGTGACTGCTATGAAAAATAA
- a CDS encoding SagB/ThcOx family dehydrogenase produces MKNKYVGSLEHNTVERSFTDYIYASYIPKKVENYILKFHQSSTLLKLPDSKHQSIDDNVIPWLEYAQYTDITPDYYEQKINLNTSTEVNVIGSYRSFNKERLFNFAELSQLLNDAFIRDKQTGSKKYGSAGALYPIVPLVLVFQDHDTLTRGVYVYDGIEQSLLKITSWAKDEALHIKKYVCHDAIDLPEICIAYAADLRRSIIKYHIRGYRHALIEVGAMSQVFKNSLHKMSKGVGEVSWSGFNDNELTKRCGLNVRLCPIVMLQWFGYTDSTGK; encoded by the coding sequence ATGAAAAATAAGTATGTTGGAAGTCTAGAACATAACACAGTGGAAAGGTCATTCACTGATTACATTTACGCTTCTTATATACCAAAGAAAGTTGAGAACTATATTCTTAAATTTCATCAAAGCAGTACTTTGCTAAAGTTGCCTGATTCCAAGCACCAATCCATCGATGATAACGTAATTCCATGGCTTGAATATGCGCAGTACACAGATATCACTCCTGATTATTACGAACAGAAAATTAATCTTAATACAAGCACAGAAGTGAATGTAATCGGAAGTTACAGATCATTTAACAAAGAGAGACTGTTCAATTTTGCAGAGTTATCCCAATTATTAAATGATGCTTTTATAAGAGATAAACAAACGGGGTCTAAAAAATATGGTTCTGCTGGTGCTCTCTATCCCATAGTTCCGTTGGTACTCGTGTTCCAAGATCATGATACTTTGACAAGAGGAGTTTACGTATATGATGGGATAGAACAATCATTGTTAAAAATAACGTCTTGGGCCAAAGACGAAGCACTTCATATTAAGAAGTATGTCTGTCATGATGCAATAGATCTACCGGAAATTTGTATCGCATATGCAGCAGACTTACGCAGATCAATAATCAAATATCATATCAGAGGGTACAGACATGCTCTAATAGAGGTAGGAGCCATGAGCCAAGTGTTTAAAAATTCTCTCCATAAAATGAGTAAAGGTGTCGGAGAGGTAAGTTGGTCTGGATTCAATGATAACGAACTGACTAAGCGATGTGGTCTTAATGTGAGATTGTGTCCAATAGTAATGCTTCAATGGTTTGGATACACGGATTCAACAGGAAAATGA
- a CDS encoding YcaO-like family protein: protein MLYLSNPLHFNIPEQKFITDDTYTSFSRIGNFLKNGYIGPDSSTAIDFNKQQSLIKAFSEMIERRAISAGGIPFDEKSVYAINMVNSSSVLIDKKYSTYSLSEEFPIDTTGTSSHISSQKAIVSSLREIIEKNALYLFWYGKQGSKIKLDVSLINKHKILSGLMYQKNKEVLFFINEYFYPLKVVFCFILHKNFVCSSGVGSSFSIEEAILKSTQEAVLLQWKEESNELVAMSRQVFKKKYENQSGIIDYLSVGYGSISTSDYEKTMKELTISNLLNILPAWVAEVYMIPLKQTVTTKIKCIKIYSPYLFNHIPLKEYINLRNPMNVNTINLNEQSMLKIPNCIVV, encoded by the coding sequence ATGTTGTATTTATCAAATCCTCTTCACTTTAATATACCGGAGCAAAAATTTATTACTGACGACACATACACATCCTTCTCAAGAATTGGGAACTTTCTTAAAAATGGTTATATAGGGCCGGATAGTTCCACTGCAATAGATTTTAATAAGCAACAGTCTCTAATCAAAGCTTTTTCAGAAATGATCGAGAGAAGGGCAATATCTGCCGGGGGCATCCCTTTTGATGAGAAGAGTGTATATGCTATTAATATGGTTAATTCAAGTAGTGTACTTATTGATAAGAAATACTCAACGTATTCATTATCAGAAGAATTCCCAATTGATACTACCGGAACCTCTAGTCATATTTCGTCACAAAAAGCAATTGTTAGTTCTCTCCGAGAAATTATTGAAAAAAATGCCTTGTATCTATTTTGGTATGGTAAACAAGGCTCTAAAATTAAACTAGATGTATCTCTGATAAACAAACATAAAATTTTATCTGGATTAATGTATCAAAAAAATAAAGAAGTTCTTTTTTTTATCAATGAATATTTCTATCCCTTAAAGGTAGTATTTTGTTTTATTCTTCACAAAAATTTCGTGTGCTCTTCTGGGGTGGGTAGCTCTTTTTCCATTGAAGAGGCTATCCTTAAATCCACACAAGAAGCCGTTTTATTACAGTGGAAAGAAGAAAGTAATGAACTCGTTGCTATGTCACGCCAAGTGTTCAAGAAAAAATATGAAAATCAATCTGGGATTATTGATTACTTATCTGTAGGGTACGGAAGTATCTCAACTAGTGATTATGAAAAAACGATGAAAGAATTAACAATTTCCAATTTGTTGAATATACTTCCTGCTTGGGTGGCTGAGGTATATATGATTCCGCTAAAACAAACGGTAACTACAAAAATTAAATGTATAAAAATATACTCTCCTTATCTTTTTAATCATATTCCTTTAAAAGAGTACATTAACCTAAGAAACCCTATGAATGTAAATACGATAAATCTTAACGAGCAAAGCATGCTGAAAATACCTAACTGTATTGTAGTGTGA
- a CDS encoding YcaO-like family protein codes for MINNPVNGTPFMIERFHIKQNSFLLDYFQSDVITYSENGPPASAIDFDKRKSIKAAIGEHIERVSVFNNYHRFRDQSVEGVNMLNGTIEQFPLHRILLNWNDPILKKVNLDNIYSDTCGMASHVSSHQSINSAFLEFFERQSLLFSWFTKSPAKKIHLEDIKFINLQSIIQMSRIHVDEIFMYDISLCDEVKVVITIAFGAKTKGVGISADWDYQGAITGSLKELFQYVTVEQPIKKSNYQNTEYSVDPLLYSHYFMERLGVDELKSEFQYLEKSDQVRGELIDGDKADPNEFYNTVKKISLKLAMDFNLCYIPALDGELNTKIVKIITNKGFHHMYAAKIDPTQVEILKPYKNRLHNIGKMLPFG; via the coding sequence TTGATAAATAATCCAGTTAACGGCACACCTTTTATGATTGAAAGGTTTCATATCAAACAAAATTCATTTCTCCTTGACTATTTTCAGAGTGATGTTATTACGTATTCTGAGAATGGCCCGCCTGCAAGCGCAATTGATTTTGATAAAAGAAAATCAATTAAAGCAGCAATAGGAGAGCATATAGAGAGGGTATCTGTTTTTAACAATTATCATAGATTCAGGGATCAATCAGTAGAGGGAGTCAACATGCTGAATGGTACAATAGAACAATTCCCTCTACATCGTATTTTGTTGAATTGGAATGATCCTATACTAAAAAAAGTAAATCTTGATAATATATATAGCGATACCTGCGGAATGGCCTCTCATGTTAGTTCCCATCAGTCTATAAATTCTGCATTTTTAGAATTCTTTGAAAGACAAAGCTTGCTCTTTAGTTGGTTCACTAAATCTCCTGCTAAAAAGATTCATCTTGAAGATATAAAATTTATAAATCTTCAATCCATTATCCAGATGTCTCGGATACATGTAGATGAGATTTTTATGTACGATATATCGTTGTGTGATGAGGTCAAGGTAGTAATTACAATCGCCTTTGGAGCAAAAACTAAAGGTGTTGGGATAAGTGCTGATTGGGACTACCAAGGTGCAATAACAGGCAGTTTAAAAGAGCTATTCCAATATGTAACTGTGGAGCAGCCTATAAAAAAATCAAATTATCAAAATACGGAATACTCAGTTGATCCATTACTTTACTCTCATTATTTTATGGAGAGACTTGGTGTAGATGAATTAAAAAGCGAGTTTCAATACCTGGAGAAATCAGATCAAGTGCGTGGTGAACTAATAGATGGAGACAAAGCTGATCCTAATGAATTTTATAATACAGTTAAGAAAATCTCTTTAAAATTGGCAATGGATTTTAATCTTTGTTATATACCAGCTCTTGATGGAGAGTTAAATACAAAAATTGTTAAAATTATAACAAATAAAGGCTTCCATCACATGTATGCTGCAAAAATAGACCCAACTCAAGTCGAAATCTTGAAGCCTTATAAGAATCGATTACACAATATTGGGAAAATGCTCCCGTTTGGATAA
- a CDS encoding ATP-binding cassette domain-containing protein, whose protein sequence is MIKIENLSFSYPKASRQNLDHLHVEFPEQTVNMIIGKNGSGKTTLFDLIANVIKRPPEIQGIPDEKEIIYQLQGLLFPLTLKAKDLFRFFLYSDHSNRIEVNNEPYVDEDMSLAEVELVQRVWHMEFGQLSVGERRYLCILAITLMKRKLYIFDEPLAGIDPEMRYHILKRIEKLALHNECTVLVSNHHLQDIANIQCVLHFIHQGKITFSGSYETFIKMGDGVNPDLAFLKQVK, encoded by the coding sequence ATGATTAAAATTGAAAATTTGAGCTTTTCTTATCCCAAAGCCTCTCGTCAAAATCTGGATCATTTACATGTGGAGTTTCCCGAACAGACCGTGAATATGATTATTGGCAAAAATGGTTCTGGCAAAACGACTTTATTTGATCTGATCGCGAATGTGATTAAACGTCCACCAGAAATACAAGGTATTCCGGATGAGAAGGAGATCATCTACCAGCTGCAGGGTTTGTTATTTCCTCTAACTTTGAAGGCCAAAGATCTCTTTCGCTTTTTCCTGTATTCCGATCACTCTAACCGCATTGAAGTGAACAACGAACCTTATGTAGATGAAGATATGAGTCTTGCAGAGGTTGAATTGGTACAGCGGGTATGGCATATGGAGTTTGGGCAATTATCTGTTGGGGAGAGGCGTTATCTGTGTATTCTGGCAATCACATTAATGAAGAGGAAATTATACATCTTTGACGAGCCATTAGCGGGTATCGATCCGGAAATGCGTTATCATATTTTGAAAAGGATTGAGAAGCTGGCACTCCATAATGAGTGCACTGTACTGGTCTCGAACCATCACTTGCAGGATATTGCAAATATCCAGTGTGTTCTGCATTTTATTCATCAAGGTAAAATAACCTTTAGCGGATCATATGAGACGTTTATTAAAATGGGAGATGGAGTGAATCCGGACTTGGCGTTTCTGAAGCAGGTGAAGTGA
- a CDS encoding putative holin-like toxin, whose protein sequence is MAIETVLTLMISFAGFIVTLIGLIVTIVIALNNQNKKK, encoded by the coding sequence GTGGCGATTGAAACGGTATTGACATTGATGATCAGTTTTGCGGGGTTCATTGTAACCTTAATTGGACTGATTGTAACTATTGTCATTGCCTTAAATAATCAAAACAAAAAGAAATAG
- a CDS encoding aspartyl-phosphate phosphatase Spo0E family protein gives MSEPIQITDKIERNRQELSRLAENHGMQDNQVLRQSMVLDELINEYNRFKYKSHLRNRQPIA, from the coding sequence GTGAGTGAACCGATACAGATCACAGATAAAATCGAACGGAACAGGCAAGAGTTGAGTCGTTTGGCGGAGAATCATGGCATGCAGGACAACCAAGTCCTCCGACAGTCCATGGTACTGGACGAGCTTATTAATGAATATAATCGATTCAAATATAAAAGCCATCTCAGGAACAGACAACCGATTGCATAA
- a CDS encoding sensor histidine kinase: protein MMDKVRIFFGKNVNLRTKLLLLFLALTLLPLSLQGLMNYKHFSQTMDRKTEQFTIDMVRQINANLNRLLKDFERLSLLPLYDQMVLGILGKYNASMGSGTWARSEDYLKMKLYTSGQAYDRPEIRGIHLISNSGILFSNLDSLAVKPVWDSRQDEWFAELEDSEGTWRLLPPHDPGYYTGGQQELYISVGRVLRDPGTLQRLGYILIDIRLEAFGQLLSNLNYEQDASLMIVDSKQRLLFERTSIGGMSAYDQLLMQGQLQSYAGNQKVVLDGQPYLYVQHHSSYSGLSVISLTPIAVIQKESGEMLTFTIWFAVLCMAGIAILAVLLSYRITRPLIRLKHHMIRVEQGDFSQRVAHFSSDEFGQISRGFNRMMEEIHRLFNEVFLLGIQEREAELSALQSQMNPHFIYNTLESINMMAIRQKHAEVSDMVTALGKLLRYTIDKVDRMVPLGEELAFVQSYVRIQQVRYNGKLEIIYDIEEGIAEYLIPKLVLQPLVENAVYHGIEGQENGGAIWVSALKFDHELLISVRDNGKGMTQAKIDELNESISKQPSNEALRCHAGDSLGLNNIAQRLRLMYGEGGSLSIDGSPGQGLVVTISIQLLPKGD from the coding sequence ATGATGGACAAGGTACGCATTTTTTTCGGAAAAAATGTAAACCTGCGCACCAAGTTGCTCCTGTTGTTCCTGGCGCTGACGTTGCTGCCGCTAAGTTTACAGGGATTGATGAACTACAAGCATTTCTCGCAGACGATGGATCGCAAGACCGAGCAATTCACCATTGATATGGTTCGCCAGATTAACGCCAATCTGAATCGGCTGCTGAAGGACTTTGAGCGGTTGTCGCTCTTGCCGCTTTACGATCAGATGGTGCTTGGCATTCTGGGCAAATACAACGCTTCAATGGGGTCGGGTACATGGGCGAGATCGGAGGATTATCTGAAAATGAAGCTTTACACATCGGGTCAAGCTTATGACCGGCCCGAGATTCGGGGAATTCATCTGATCAGCAACAGCGGTATTTTGTTCTCCAATCTCGATTCGCTGGCGGTCAAGCCGGTATGGGACAGCAGGCAGGATGAATGGTTTGCAGAGCTTGAAGACTCGGAAGGGACATGGCGCCTGCTTCCTCCGCATGACCCCGGCTATTACACGGGTGGTCAGCAAGAATTGTATATATCGGTGGGCAGAGTGCTTCGAGATCCGGGTACGCTCCAGCGATTGGGGTACATTCTGATTGACATCCGTCTGGAGGCCTTTGGTCAACTGTTATCCAATCTGAATTATGAGCAAGATGCAAGCCTGATGATTGTAGACAGCAAACAGCGTCTTCTGTTCGAACGGACCTCAATCGGAGGAATGTCTGCGTACGACCAGTTGCTAATGCAGGGACAGCTTCAAAGCTATGCAGGAAACCAAAAAGTTGTTCTGGATGGGCAGCCCTATCTCTATGTACAACATCATTCCAGCTATTCTGGGCTTTCGGTGATCAGTCTTACACCTATTGCTGTGATTCAAAAGGAGTCGGGTGAGATGCTCACCTTTACAATATGGTTCGCAGTGTTATGTATGGCGGGTATAGCAATTCTGGCGGTTCTGTTATCTTATCGTATCACCCGGCCACTGATTCGACTGAAGCACCACATGATTCGGGTGGAGCAGGGAGATTTTAGCCAGCGTGTAGCACACTTCAGCAGTGATGAATTCGGACAGATTAGCCGGGGCTTTAACCGAATGATGGAAGAGATTCATCGGCTGTTCAATGAGGTGTTTCTGCTGGGCATTCAAGAGCGGGAGGCAGAGTTGTCAGCGTTGCAAAGCCAGATGAATCCCCATTTTATATATAACACGCTGGAGTCCATTAACATGATGGCCATTCGCCAGAAGCATGCTGAGGTATCGGACATGGTGACGGCGCTTGGCAAGCTGCTGCGCTATACGATTGATAAGGTGGACCGGATGGTTCCACTTGGAGAAGAACTTGCTTTTGTACAATCCTATGTACGCATTCAGCAGGTACGTTACAACGGCAAGTTAGAGATTATCTATGATATCGAAGAAGGGATAGCCGAGTATTTGATTCCCAAGCTGGTATTGCAACCGCTGGTGGAAAATGCAGTCTACCATGGCATTGAAGGGCAGGAAAATGGAGGAGCAATCTGGGTATCTGCCTTGAAATTCGACCATGAGCTGCTGATTAGCGTGCGAGACAACGGTAAGGGTATGACTCAGGCAAAGATTGACGAGTTAAATGAATCCATATCAAAACAGCCTTCCAATGAGGCATTACGTTGCCATGCCGGGGACAGTCTGGGGCTTAACAATATCGCTCAGAGGCTTCGCCTCATGTATGGAGAAGGCGGCAGCCTAAGCATTGATGGGAGTCCCGGGCAGGGCCTGGTGGTCACGATATCCATTCAACTTCTACCGAAAGGGGATTGA
- a CDS encoding response regulator transcription factor: MYKVLLVEDETVIRQGLRELIVQVSSQFQVTGEASSGTEALDFLRCEVPDVLITDIRMREMDGLTLVSKARDMYPELLMLIISGYGEFEYARRAMEFGVLNYLLKPIDRYELALCIQKIQLLLDRRYGITTLSIPEPSGKTEHAGGDTRKIIRDVKEHIKQHPDGDLRLQTIADLVNLNPTYLSQLFKNEIGINYSEYITEARMERAKWLLINTGLKIYDVARLSGHQSPKHFMLVFKQQVGWTAGEYRDRFSIS; this comes from the coding sequence ATGTATAAAGTATTGCTTGTAGAGGATGAGACGGTCATCCGTCAGGGACTGAGGGAACTGATCGTACAAGTGTCTTCTCAGTTTCAGGTAACGGGCGAAGCATCGAGCGGTACCGAGGCGCTGGATTTTCTGAGATGTGAGGTGCCGGACGTGTTAATCACGGATATCCGCATGCGTGAAATGGACGGACTAACTTTGGTAAGCAAAGCAAGAGACATGTACCCTGAATTGCTAATGCTCATCATTAGCGGCTACGGCGAGTTTGAATATGCACGCAGAGCGATGGAGTTCGGGGTGTTGAACTACCTGTTGAAGCCCATCGATCGTTATGAACTGGCATTATGCATACAAAAGATTCAATTGCTGCTGGATCGCAGATACGGTATTACAACTCTTTCTATCCCTGAGCCATCTGGCAAAACAGAACACGCTGGTGGAGATACACGGAAGATTATCCGAGATGTGAAGGAGCACATCAAGCAACATCCCGATGGAGATCTGCGACTTCAGACGATAGCCGATCTTGTTAACTTGAACCCTACTTATTTAAGCCAATTGTTCAAGAACGAAATAGGCATCAATTATTCCGAATACATCACTGAGGCACGTATGGAGCGGGCCAAGTGGTTGCTGATCAACACGGGTCTCAAAATCTATGATGTGGCACGGTTATCCGGGCATCAGAGCCCCAAACACTTCATGCTGGTGTTCAAGCAGCAGGTGGGATGGACCGCAGGAGAATATCGAGACCGATTCAGTATCTCTTGA